The Lactuca sativa cultivar Salinas chromosome 2, Lsat_Salinas_v11, whole genome shotgun sequence genome includes a window with the following:
- the LOC111920191 gene encoding uncharacterized protein LOC111920191 yields MTPYEAMNGRKPSIYFLHVFGCRCFIKNNRDQLTMFQPKADEAIFLRYFAKSKAYRDLNRHTHVLEESFDVTIDDNFVGNSSLTRVTTQILESDAPPSECSTPTFHPFDSKPFQPSQAKGEDGQPSLESNVNGFQDEAAEFDSNLINNDGDENLFDFPLEDDVNISGSEDQGEQHNPIVDIRSSSAQELPR; encoded by the exons ATGACACCGTACGAAGCCATGAACGGTCGTAAGCCAAGTATCTACTTTCTTCACGTTTTTGGATGCCGATGCTTCATAAAAAACAACCGTGATCAGCTTACAATGTTTCAACCCAAAGCTGATGAAGCAATTTTTCTTCGTTACTTTGCAAAATCAAAGGCTTATCGAGATCTTAATCGACATACTCATGTTTTAGAAGAAAGCTTTGACGTCACCATTGATGACAATTTCGTTGGGAACTCTAGCCTAACCCGTGTTACAACTCAAATTTTGGAGTCCGATGCTCCTCCATCAGAAT GTTCGACACCTACCTTTCATCCATTTGATTCCAAACCATTTCAACCTTCACAGGCTAAGGGGGAGGATGGTCAACCTTCCCTTGAATCAAATGTGAATGGATTCCAAGATGAAGCTGCTGAATTTGACTCTAATCTGATCAACAACGATGGTGATGAAAATTTATTTGATTTCCCACTTGAAGACGATGTCAACATATCTGGTTCAGAAGATCAGGGGGAGCAACACAACCCTATTGTTGATATTAGATCTTCTTCTGCACAAGAGCTTCCGAGATAA